From one Oxobacter pfennigii genomic stretch:
- a CDS encoding cobalamin B12-binding domain-containing protein yields the protein MVDLKALTESVGELDEEKVLEVLDSFVATNPSEEDAQQVVAACQSGMAIVGDLYEKGEYFVGDLIFAGELLTNAINTLKPVLGSTNTASAGSVVLGTVAGDLHDIGKNIFKSMCEAAGFTVYDLGIDQPAEAFIDKIKEVKPNIIGMSGVLTLALEAMKDTVDAIKEAGLRDSVKIIIGGNPVTKEACAQIGADAFTTNAAEGVKICQGWVK from the coding sequence ATGGTAGATTTAAAAGCATTGACAGAATCTGTTGGGGAATTGGATGAAGAAAAAGTCCTTGAAGTATTAGACAGCTTCGTGGCAACAAATCCTTCAGAAGAAGACGCACAGCAAGTTGTGGCAGCCTGCCAGAGCGGCATGGCAATAGTGGGCGACCTTTATGAGAAAGGTGAGTATTTCGTAGGAGACTTAATATTTGCAGGAGAACTTCTTACAAACGCCATCAATACCTTAAAACCGGTATTGGGAAGTACAAACACCGCAAGCGCAGGCTCAGTTGTCTTAGGAACTGTTGCCGGAGACTTGCATGACATCGGAAAGAACATATTCAAAAGCATGTGTGAAGCAGCAGGTTTTACAGTTTACGATTTAGGAATAGACCAGCCGGCTGAAGCCTTTATTGACAAGATTAAAGAAGTTAAGCCAAATATTATCGGCATGAGCGGAGTATTGACCCTTGCACTTGAAGCAATGAAAGATACCGTCGATGCCATTAAAGAAGCAGGACTAAGGGATAGCGTAAAAATCATAATAGGCGGAAATCCCGTTACAAAGGAAGCTTGTGCTCAAATTGGCGCAGATGCTTTCACGACTAACGCGGCAGAAGGCGTTAAAATATGTCAGGGGTGGGTGAAATAA
- a CDS encoding uroporphyrinogen decarboxylase family protein, whose amino-acid sequence MSDAVSLSNERTQMYKDLYRGNVPTRIPVSSAFTLDAMILYAGMDIAEIYWDMTKAEAVFDKVCQDFFSDSMPGGTRRYPSFYQLLGSKPFIMGSTGTMQHPNVMGMGPEEYDEFIASPYDCIIEKILPRLYTELDSDPFSRALALAKAARAHGEEMATTGMIAGKMRAKYGFAAIPGNATTAPYDFMADFFRSFTGISKDIRRIPDKVVEACDAITPILIKKGKIPVKSEYGVTVIPLHMAPYMRTQDFEKFWWPSFKKQVDTLSEMGINVSLFVEHDFMRYLDHLYELPENTIMRFEYGDPKLVKEKLGKKHIISGFYPLMLLHTGTKEQCIDKAKELLDILAPGGHFMFDFDKNAFDLSGNIVENLKAVQEYVYLNGRYSEAERAGNTEPKPRVNRTDEIIAEIDANMNSKYFSTWSQYKEKHTELFERLHSVAAPKIEKFEDVMFNFIINLCS is encoded by the coding sequence ATGAGCGATGCAGTTTCCTTATCAAATGAAAGAACCCAGATGTATAAGGATTTATACAGAGGCAATGTCCCCACAAGGATTCCGGTAAGCAGTGCATTTACCTTGGATGCAATGATACTTTATGCAGGAATGGATATTGCGGAAATTTATTGGGATATGACCAAAGCTGAGGCAGTTTTTGACAAGGTGTGCCAGGACTTTTTCTCAGACAGTATGCCGGGAGGTACAAGAAGGTATCCTTCTTTTTATCAGTTATTGGGGTCCAAGCCCTTTATTATGGGTTCTACCGGTACCATGCAGCACCCTAATGTCATGGGAATGGGACCGGAAGAATATGACGAATTTATTGCTTCACCATATGATTGTATTATAGAAAAAATTTTACCCCGTCTTTATACCGAGCTTGATTCCGATCCTTTTTCAAGAGCACTTGCTTTAGCCAAAGCAGCAAGGGCACATGGAGAAGAAATGGCTACAACAGGAATGATAGCAGGAAAAATGAGAGCTAAATACGGTTTTGCTGCCATACCCGGCAATGCAACGACTGCTCCCTATGATTTCATGGCAGACTTTTTCAGAAGTTTTACCGGCATTTCAAAAGACATCAGAAGAATCCCCGATAAAGTAGTTGAGGCTTGTGATGCAATTACCCCAATTCTTATCAAAAAAGGCAAAATTCCTGTCAAATCAGAATATGGAGTAACTGTTATTCCCCTTCACATGGCTCCTTATATGAGGACCCAAGATTTTGAAAAATTCTGGTGGCCTTCATTTAAGAAACAGGTGGACACGCTGTCTGAAATGGGAATTAACGTATCCTTATTTGTGGAGCATGACTTCATGAGATATCTGGATCATTTATACGAGCTTCCCGAAAATACAATTATGCGATTTGAATACGGCGATCCAAAGCTCGTAAAAGAAAAACTGGGCAAAAAGCACATCATATCCGGATTCTATCCATTAATGCTGCTTCATACAGGAACAAAAGAACAGTGCATTGACAAGGCTAAGGAGCTGTTGGATATTTTAGCTCCCGGCGGACATTTTATGTTTGATTTTGATAAAAACGCCTTTGATTTAAGCGGAAACATAGTCGAAAACCTCAAAGCCGTTCAGGAGTATGTATATTTAAACGGCAGGTATTCAGAAGCTGAGCGTGCCGGAAATACAGAGCCTAAGCCGCGTGTAAACAGGACAGATGAGATTATAGCTGAGATTGATGCCAATATGAATTCAAAATATTTCTCCACCTGGTCTCAATATAAAGAAAAGCACACCGAGCTATTTGAACGTCTTCATAGTGTAGCAGCACCAAAAATTGAAAAGTTTGAGGATGTAATGTTCAACTTCATAATCAATTTGTGCTCATAA
- a CDS encoding MFS transporter, with protein sequence MSEKLSNKIVFAYGFGEFALGFLTTMGVQYISFFLTDAALIAPAVVATILLIGRIADTVDVPIIGIIVEKSNLPWGKYRSWLFLAAPLIVIFNMLMFTNFNVSTPVKIFYLSAAYILGYVFVNFCSTGRFALLPTFTSDQNERAKLASARGQGGSLGQIVRGLITVPLIGLLGGGNDAKGYFYTVTVYGIIVIIGMYWLASLAKDYDKPGAQKASSQRVTLKDMLTQVATNKPLLILMISNTVILTATNILTGFNMYYFRYVVGSLLMMSIYFPISFGGGFLGNAAAQFLAKRFDKKATYNIGIGFWFLGMLLVYLLAGSNAYLFIAFVTVAQFGFGISNAVVPAFFSDTADYGEWKTGKSSRAVNMGLVIFPIKLGVLIGGSIAAFALAYIGFVANTQDPVIINGIRTMAAVLPMVVSILAAVIMYFYPLNREKMESIQQELKNRKGVA encoded by the coding sequence ATGTCTGAAAAACTGAGCAATAAAATAGTTTTTGCCTATGGATTCGGAGAATTTGCCCTTGGTTTTTTAACAACCATGGGGGTACAGTACATCTCTTTCTTTTTAACTGATGCAGCCTTAATAGCCCCGGCAGTAGTTGCCACTATATTGCTTATAGGCAGGATAGCCGATACAGTGGATGTGCCTATTATAGGAATAATAGTTGAAAAAAGCAACCTCCCTTGGGGAAAATACAGGTCATGGTTATTTCTAGCAGCGCCTTTAATAGTTATCTTCAATATGCTTATGTTTACTAATTTTAATGTAAGCACACCTGTCAAAATATTTTACTTAAGCGCAGCCTACATTCTTGGATATGTATTCGTTAATTTCTGTTCAACAGGACGTTTCGCTCTTTTGCCCACATTCACCAGTGACCAGAATGAAAGAGCAAAGCTTGCATCCGCCAGGGGGCAGGGTGGCTCCTTAGGACAGATAGTAAGAGGCCTTATAACAGTTCCACTTATAGGGCTTTTAGGCGGAGGCAATGACGCTAAAGGGTATTTTTATACAGTCACAGTGTACGGAATCATAGTTATAATAGGTATGTACTGGCTGGCTTCATTGGCAAAGGATTATGACAAGCCGGGGGCTCAAAAAGCTTCTTCCCAGAGGGTTACATTAAAGGATATGCTTACCCAGGTTGCGACAAACAAACCCCTCTTAATACTCATGATTTCAAATACCGTTATATTGACTGCAACAAACATATTAACTGGATTTAACATGTATTATTTCAGATATGTTGTAGGAAGCCTTCTTATGATGTCCATATATTTCCCCATAAGCTTTGGCGGAGGGTTCTTAGGAAATGCTGCTGCACAATTTCTGGCTAAAAGATTTGATAAAAAGGCTACATATAATATAGGCATAGGATTCTGGTTTTTAGGCATGCTTTTAGTGTACTTGCTTGCAGGAAGCAATGCTTATTTGTTTATTGCCTTTGTCACCGTTGCACAGTTTGGTTTTGGTATAAGCAATGCAGTTGTTCCGGCTTTCTTCTCAGACACAGCGGATTACGGCGAATGGAAGACAGGCAAAAGCTCAAGAGCCGTTAATATGGGCCTTGTTATTTTCCCCATTAAATTAGGGGTGCTTATCGGAGGTTCCATAGCGGCATTTGCTCTTGCCTATATAGGCTTTGTTGCAAATACTCAGGATCCTGTAATCATAAATGGAATAAGGACTATGGCAGCAGTGCTCCCTATGGTTGTCAGCATATTGGCTGCGGTAATTATGTATTTTTATCCTTTGAATAGAGAAAAGATGGAATCAATTCAGCAGGAGTTGAAAAACAGGAAAGGTGTAGCTTAG
- a CDS encoding DUF1638 domain-containing protein, whose protein sequence is MKTIAVACKTLKSEIIHVIEEMNIDFPVIWIKSGLHNTPEKLSHALQDTLDTIDNVDNILMLYGNCGNSLIGLHHDKARIIIPNVSDCISLFLGGDKIKKQWDEKAVSYYLTKGYLESESNIWTDYTYCLNKYGEKRAKRVMEAMLKSYEKLRIIETGAYELQEILESTKQIASTLDLEHEVIKGSINILYKALKEEWDDDFIIVDPGVQIDYKHFGVMQA, encoded by the coding sequence ATGAAGACAATTGCTGTTGCTTGCAAAACCTTGAAAAGTGAAATAATACACGTAATAGAAGAAATGAATATAGATTTTCCTGTCATATGGATAAAATCAGGGCTTCATAACACTCCTGAAAAGTTAAGCCATGCGCTGCAGGATACATTGGACACAATTGATAATGTAGATAACATTCTCATGCTTTACGGAAATTGCGGAAATTCATTAATAGGGCTTCATCATGATAAAGCCAGAATAATAATACCCAACGTTTCCGATTGCATATCCCTGTTTTTAGGCGGGGATAAAATAAAAAAGCAATGGGATGAAAAAGCGGTTTCCTATTATCTCACAAAGGGTTACCTTGAAAGTGAATCAAATATATGGACAGACTATACTTATTGCTTGAATAAGTATGGAGAAAAAAGAGCCAAAAGAGTAATGGAAGCAATGCTTAAAAGCTATGAGAAGCTGAGGATAATAGAAACGGGAGCATATGAACTTCAGGAGATACTTGAATCAACAAAGCAGATAGCATCAACCCTTGATTTAGAGCACGAAGTTATAAAGGGCTCCATAAATATACTGTATAAGGCCTTGAAGGAAGAGTGGGACGACGACTTTATAATAGTTGATCCGGGTGTACAGATTGACTATAAGCATTTCGGGGTAATGCAGGCATAA
- the pilM gene encoding pilus assembly protein PilM: MLFNKNILVMDIGSRYVKVVQGKRYKNGVRITGHGICDVKEGSEDIAEEADVVEKIHKLLMQKKLKAKNVSMGIKGRDLIIRRLSLPDMKHKELQQAVYYEITEYLPIDYNEYVINSKKLDVINKDGEARAEVLLAAAPKSKIDKYTDILGRLKLKARVIDVFSNSMSNLFQNLPQEDENSDECIGILDIGYISATFALMEKGNLYLEREISFGTKVIDESIYNTKNKTRDAIDEILEHITKIMDYYILSGSGKRLKLIYIHGGGAKLKDIENYIKACLNVETRFFGHEFLNNIYGLDKELMDNIHLYINCLGLLLREAK, encoded by the coding sequence ATGCTCTTCAATAAAAATATACTGGTTATGGATATAGGCAGCCGGTATGTAAAAGTAGTGCAGGGTAAAAGGTATAAAAACGGAGTAAGGATAACAGGCCACGGAATATGCGATGTAAAAGAAGGTTCTGAAGATATCGCGGAAGAAGCGGATGTAGTTGAAAAAATACATAAACTTTTAATGCAAAAGAAGCTCAAAGCTAAAAATGTATCTATGGGGATTAAAGGAAGGGATTTGATAATACGCCGTCTGAGTTTGCCCGACATGAAGCATAAGGAGCTTCAGCAGGCTGTATACTATGAAATAACAGAGTACCTTCCTATCGATTATAATGAATATGTGATAAACTCAAAGAAGCTTGATGTTATAAATAAGGATGGTGAAGCAAGAGCAGAGGTTTTGCTTGCTGCCGCACCTAAATCAAAGATAGATAAATATACGGATATATTAGGGAGATTAAAGCTTAAAGCGAGGGTAATAGACGTATTTTCCAACAGCATGTCAAATCTCTTTCAGAACCTGCCGCAAGAGGATGAAAACTCTGATGAGTGTATAGGCATACTTGATATAGGATATATATCAGCAACATTTGCATTGATGGAAAAGGGAAACTTATATCTCGAAAGAGAAATAAGTTTTGGGACTAAAGTGATTGATGAAAGTATATATAATACAAAGAATAAAACAAGAGATGCCATTGATGAAATCTTAGAGCATATAACCAAAATCATGGATTATTACATTCTGTCGGGTTCCGGAAAAAGACTGAAACTTATTTATATACATGGCGGCGGAGCAAAATTAAAAGATATCGAAAACTATATAAAGGCGTGCCTTAATGTAGAAACAAGGTTCTTCGGTCATGAGTTTCTCAATAATATATACGGCCTTGACAAGGAATTGATGGACAATATCCACCTGTATATTAATTGTCTGGGCCTTCTTTTAAGAGAAGCCAAATAA
- a CDS encoding putative bifunctional diguanylate cyclase/phosphodiesterase — translation MEQDVNEVKEENNRSYWYNFSGEKLPGSKEFNPGYISVRITLVYMFLGALWILLSDKVLEMIISDKQALIRISMLKGWIYVVVTGILIFALIYPALKKIKANEEKIIESYQELTSTYEELEAAHEEIAASEEELRSQFDSLMDSEKKLTESEDKLHHMAYHDILTGLPNRWALDENFGRIFANSVFVSGALFFIDLDNFKFINDSMGHSFGDELIKSTGERLKELLLDKGTVYRLGGDEFIVVLENIEKQEDAERFAAQILMGFKKPFKVGEKELHVNISIGVSLYPYHGMDSNELLRCADIAMYKAKESGRSRYVVYTQPMNEMVAERALIEKNLRTALENDEFELYYQPQLEIKKGAITGLEALLRWKSKELGYVSPLKFIKIAEDTQLIMPIGEWVLNKACLFLKKLHDQGEDDINIAVNISMLQLLQDDFADVVLKITESHGLNPEFLELEVTESVLMESYSAIEGKLKLLCSKGVKIALDDFGKGYSSLSYLKLLPISTLKIDKSFIDSISTESEDKALTGQIVMMGRTMGLNVVAEGVETLEQLEYLNKYKCHKIQGNYFSKPLPEKDAEMLIIRGDVAR, via the coding sequence ATGGAACAGGATGTAAATGAAGTAAAAGAGGAAAATAATAGGTCCTATTGGTATAATTTTTCCGGAGAAAAACTTCCTGGCAGTAAAGAATTTAACCCGGGATATATTTCGGTTCGCATAACGTTAGTTTATATGTTTTTAGGAGCCTTGTGGATTTTATTATCGGACAAGGTGTTGGAAATGATAATTTCAGACAAGCAGGCATTGATACGTATAAGCATGTTAAAAGGATGGATATATGTAGTTGTCACCGGGATTTTGATTTTTGCCCTTATATATCCTGCTTTAAAAAAGATTAAAGCAAACGAAGAGAAGATAATCGAAAGCTACCAGGAATTAACTTCTACCTATGAAGAATTGGAAGCAGCCCATGAAGAAATTGCAGCATCTGAAGAAGAACTTCGCAGTCAATTTGATTCACTTATGGACAGTGAAAAGAAGCTCACAGAGAGTGAAGACAAGCTTCATCACATGGCTTATCATGACATATTGACCGGCCTTCCCAACCGCTGGGCACTGGATGAGAATTTTGGGAGAATCTTTGCCAACAGCGTTTTCGTAAGCGGAGCCCTTTTTTTCATAGACCTTGATAATTTTAAATTTATAAATGACTCAATGGGCCACTCTTTTGGAGATGAATTGATTAAATCCACCGGAGAGAGATTGAAAGAGCTGCTGCTTGATAAAGGAACTGTTTACAGGCTGGGTGGAGACGAATTCATTGTTGTTTTGGAGAACATTGAAAAGCAGGAAGATGCTGAGAGATTTGCCGCTCAAATTCTAATGGGATTTAAGAAGCCTTTCAAAGTAGGTGAAAAAGAACTTCATGTAAATATAAGCATTGGAGTTTCATTGTATCCTTATCATGGAATGGACAGCAATGAGCTGTTAAGATGTGCTGATATTGCAATGTACAAAGCCAAAGAATCCGGCAGAAGCCGCTATGTGGTCTATACCCAGCCTATGAATGAAATGGTTGCAGAAAGGGCTTTGATTGAAAAGAATTTGCGTACAGCCCTTGAGAATGATGAATTTGAACTCTATTATCAGCCACAGCTGGAAATAAAAAAAGGAGCAATTACAGGCTTAGAAGCATTGTTAAGGTGGAAAAGCAAGGAATTGGGGTATGTTTCTCCTTTAAAATTTATAAAAATTGCAGAAGACACTCAATTAATCATGCCCATTGGTGAATGGGTTTTAAATAAAGCCTGTTTATTTTTAAAAAAGCTTCATGACCAGGGAGAAGATGATATTAATATTGCAGTAAACATTTCAATGCTGCAGCTTCTGCAGGATGACTTTGCTGATGTGGTGCTTAAAATTACAGAGTCTCATGGCCTTAATCCTGAATTTTTGGAGCTCGAAGTTACTGAATCGGTCTTGATGGAGTCTTATTCTGCAATAGAAGGAAAACTTAAGCTTTTATGCAGCAAAGGAGTAAAAATAGCTCTTGATGATTTTGGTAAAGGTTATTCCTCCTTGAGCTACTTAAAGCTTTTGCCTATCAGTACATTAAAAATAGACAAATCCTTTATAGACAGCATCTCCACGGAAAGCGAGGACAAGGCTTTGACAGGACAGATAGTCATGATGGGCCGGACCATGGGCTTAAATGTAGTTGCGGAAGGCGTGGAAACTTTAGAACAGCTGGAATATCTGAACAAATATAAATGTCATAAAATACAAGGGAATTATTTCAGCAAACCCTTGCCGGAAAAAGACGCAGAAATGCTGATAATAAGAGGCGACGTTGCTCGCTGA
- a CDS encoding GGDEF domain-containing protein gives MSELESLLDKLHIFEKMYNAMRIVDPVRKTVLELKNGDLSYGEHPCFDIWMKNAICDNCISMRAFIENDTVFKIESMGDKIYMVTAVPVNVMARKLIVELLKETTQNLVFGDAQHGQDVRIFTMIEHMNRVAVKDALTEVFNRRYINERLPVDLLNAYAKDEPLSIIFADLDFFKKVNDTYGHMAGDAVLKEFAGLLDQHISKDKDWVARYGGEEFMLCLTNTHKSAAVEVAERIRKSMENKVFTVGSNSISITCSFGVHTIDENSRDATADEVIELVDKKLYEAKRLGRNRVVY, from the coding sequence ATGAGTGAGTTGGAAAGTTTATTAGACAAGCTTCATATTTTTGAAAAAATGTATAATGCCATGCGGATTGTTGACCCTGTCAGAAAAACTGTGCTGGAGCTTAAAAATGGCGATTTAAGCTACGGAGAGCATCCCTGCTTTGACATATGGATGAAAAATGCTATCTGTGACAATTGCATTTCCATGAGGGCATTTATTGAAAATGATACGGTTTTTAAAATAGAAAGCATGGGGGATAAAATATATATGGTCACTGCGGTGCCTGTGAATGTCATGGCAAGAAAACTGATAGTTGAGCTTTTGAAAGAAACCACCCAAAACCTGGTGTTTGGTGATGCTCAGCACGGCCAGGATGTGAGGATTTTTACCATGATTGAGCATATGAATAGGGTAGCTGTAAAGGACGCACTGACAGAGGTATTCAACAGAAGGTATATAAATGAAAGGCTGCCTGTAGACCTTTTAAATGCATACGCCAAGGATGAGCCTTTGTCTATAATATTTGCCGATTTGGACTTTTTTAAAAAAGTCAATGATACTTACGGGCACATGGCAGGTGATGCAGTGCTTAAAGAATTTGCTGGTTTACTGGATCAGCATATAAGTAAAGACAAAGATTGGGTGGCAAGGTACGGCGGCGAGGAGTTTATGCTCTGCCTTACAAATACCCATAAAAGTGCTGCAGTTGAAGTGGCGGAGAGAATACGCAAAAGCATGGAGAATAAGGTATTTACAGTAGGTTCAAATTCTATTAGCATTACCTGCAGTTTTGGAGTCCATACAATAGATGAAAACAGCCGGGATGCTACTGCAGATGAAGTTATTGAACTGGTTGACAAAAAGTTGTATGAGGCAAAACGCCTGGGAAGGAACAGAGTAGTTTATTAA
- a CDS encoding chemotaxis protein CheX codes for MKVENINPFIQASVSILKALCNVDVSLGKVYVKNHPYQAEQINIIVGVVGDIKGQVCFELSKDTAKNIASAMMGGMMIAELDEISKSAISEMGNMIMGNACSVFGDKSVHIDITPPYLMTGENIEISNKLPTVAIPLTLEASGTMTINVTMG; via the coding sequence ATGAAAGTAGAAAATATCAATCCATTTATACAGGCTTCAGTTTCGATCTTGAAGGCTTTGTGCAATGTTGATGTTTCATTGGGGAAGGTATATGTAAAGAATCATCCATATCAGGCGGAACAGATAAATATTATCGTAGGTGTCGTAGGAGATATAAAAGGGCAGGTATGCTTTGAATTATCTAAAGATACGGCGAAGAACATAGCTTCAGCCATGATGGGCGGCATGATGATTGCCGAGCTTGATGAAATAAGCAAAAGCGCCATTTCGGAAATGGGAAATATGATTATGGGAAATGCCTGCAGTGTTTTCGGGGATAAATCCGTACATATCGATATTACCCCGCCCTACCTTATGACTGGTGAAAATATAGAAATTTCCAACAAGCTGCCCACGGTTGCCATACCATTGACCTTGGAAGCCTCTGGTACAATGACTATAAATGTTACCATGGGGTGA